GTTTTACTGCTTCTGCGCGGGCATAATTGAGGGTGGAAACCAGTTGGTTATTGAAGGCAGTCAGACGGTTATTTTCCATCATTTCACGCAATGACGGTGTGGCGACGGCTGCCAATATTGCCACGATGGTGACGGTGACGATGAGTTCGATGAGCGTCAAACCGCGCTGTGAGTGTTTGTTCATGAGGCATTCCCTTAGCTGTGTCTTATTGTTGGGATTCAGGGAAGAAAAGGCGTCCATGCCGTGCACGTACTTCCTTGTGGCAAACAGTATACCCAATCCACCATACCGCAACGGTGAATGTGGGATGAACGGCTATCCGCAGCAGATTAAGCGTGTTAACGAACTACTTGCGCCAGAATGCCGGGGCGAGCAAGACCAGTACCGTCATCAGCTCCAACCGCCCCATGATCATGCACAGCGACAACCACCACTTGGAAAAATCACTTAACGGCGAAAAATTCGACGATACATTGCCCAGCCCCACCCCCATATTATTGATAGTAGCCGCGACTGCTGAAAATGCCGTTACCTGATCCTGCCCATCGGCCATTAGCCCCAGCATAAACACCACAAACAGTGAAGCGTAGATGAAAAAGAACCCCCACACAGCTTTAACGATTTGCTCATCTACCACCTGCCCATTGACCTTAATCGGCATGTGCGCACGCGGATGCACCAACAAGTTAACTTCCCGAATCGCCTGCTTGAGCAACAGCAAAAACCGGATGGCTTTCATGCCACCGCCGGTTGAACCCGAACAACCGCCACTGATCACCAATAAGGTAATGAATACCGGGAGGAACGTCGGCCACACCGAATGATCCCCAATAATCAGCCCAGTACTGGTCATGATCGAGACCACATGAAAAGCCGCATAACGCAGCGCATCAAACGGATCAGGGTAAGTGTGATAAGCGAACAAAATAATCGCCACCACCACAATCGCCGCCAGCGTCAAGGCAGTATAAAAGCGAAATTCAGAATCTTCCACATAAGGTTTCAAGGTAGCGCCACGCCAAGCAATGAAATGCAGACCAAAGTTTGCCCCTGCCAGAAACATGAAAAGTACCGCAATGTAGTGGATAGTCGGGCTATCAAAAAAGGCGAGACTCAAGTCGTGGTTGCTAAACCCCCCTGTGCCTAATACCGAGAAACTGTGTCCCACCGCGTCGAACCAAGTCATACCCGCCACTCGGAACGCCAACGCACACAAAATGGTCAATACCAGATAGGTGTACCACAACAATTTAGCAGTTTCGGCAATACGCGGCTCAAGCTTGGCGTCTTTGATCGGGCCGGGCGCTTCCGCCTTGTAAATTTGCATCCCCCCAACGCCTAGCATCGGTAAAATCGCCACGGCTAACACAATGATGCCCATGCCGCCCAACCAATGCAGTTCCATGCGCCAAAACAGAATCGAACGCGGAAACGCATCCAAGCCAATAAACACCGTTGCTCCGGTTGTCGTTAGCCCAGAGGTGGTTTCAAACACCGCGTCGGTAAAGCTTGCCGAAACCGCTTCTGAAAATACAAACGGCAAAGCACCCGCTAAACTCAGCACCACCCAAAACAGGGTAACGATTAAGAAACCATCACGGGTACGCAACACCGCACGGGCGCGGCGTACCGGAAACCATAAGGCGAAACCAACCCCCAATAAAATAGCGCCTGCCCACCAAAAAGGGGATAACTCAGGGTCGCCCATCAGCCAACCGATCAAAATCGGCGGGAACATGGTGAAGCTGAACACCATCAGCAACAGGCCAAAAATTCGCAGGATGATACTGAATTGCATAATGGCGCTTACTTAAAAGTAGTGGATGCCGACCTGAAACAATTTTTCAACCGCAGGTACGTAGCGTTTATCCGTCACAAACATAATGATGTGATCCTCCGCGAGGATAATAATCTCGTTACTCGCCATCATCACCTCTTCTTTGCGCACCACCGCGCAAATGACTGTACCGGGGGGTAATTTGATTTCCTCTAGGCGCTTACCGACCACCCGCGACGTTTTACGGTCGCCATGCGCAATAATTTCAAGCGCTTCCGCTGCCCCGCGTCGCAGCGAGTGTACCGCCACAATGTCACCGCGACGAATATGGGTTAACAATGCGCCGATGGTAATTTGCTGGGGGGAAATGGCAATGTCGATATTACTTTCCACCAAGTCAATGTAGCTAATCCGGTTAATCAAACACATGACCCGTTTGGCTCCCAAGCGCTTGGCCAACATGGACGATAGAATATTGGCTTCATCATCATTGGTAACAGCTATAAACACATCGGTATTCTCGATATTTTCTTCGCCTAGCAAACTTTCATCGGCGGCGTCGCCTTCGAGCACGATAGTTTTATCCAAACGTTCCGCAAGTTTAGACGCCCGCAGGTTATCTTTTTCAATGATTTTGACCTGATAACGGGCGTCCTCCAGCAAACGTGCCAAGCGGTTGCCAATATTACCGCCTCCCGCCAATATAATGCGCTTGTAAGGCTTATCCAGTTTACGCAACTCACTGATAATAGAGCGAATGTGATTAGGGCTGGCAATGAAAAATACCTCATCACCCGCTTCAATAATGGTGCTATCGCCAAAAGTGAGTGGTTTACCCTTGCGAAACAGCGCCGCCACCCGCGCTTTTAAACCCGGCATGTGTTCATGCATTTCTTTAAGCGGATGCCCAATCAACGGGCCATCGTGCAACGCTTTGACCCCGACCATTTGCACCTTGCCATTCGCAAAGCTGATCACTTGCAAGGAACCGGGGTGCGAA
The sequence above is drawn from the Thiothrix subterranea genome and encodes:
- the trkA gene encoding Trk system potassium transporter TrkA, which produces MKILILGAGQVGHSVAASLVNEDNDVTIVDTNAAALRDLREKLDVRVEVGQASYPRVLERAGIEDADMLVAVTNSDEINMVACQIAHTLYHTPTKIARIRSSHYLDRPELFNDAAVPIDVLISPEQLVTQHIFNLISHPGSLQVISFANGKVQMVGVKALHDGPLIGHPLKEMHEHMPGLKARVAALFRKGKPLTFGDSTIIEAGDEVFFIASPNHIRSIISELRKLDKPYKRIILAGGGNIGNRLARLLEDARYQVKIIEKDNLRASKLAERLDKTIVLEGDAADESLLGEENIENTDVFIAVTNDDEANILSSMLAKRLGAKRVMCLINRISYIDLVESNIDIAISPQQITIGALLTHIRRGDIVAVHSLRRGAAEALEIIAHGDRKTSRVVGKRLEEIKLPPGTVICAVVRKEEVMMASNEIIILAEDHIIMFVTDKRYVPAVEKLFQVGIHYF
- a CDS encoding TrkH family potassium uptake protein, which translates into the protein MQFSIILRIFGLLLMVFSFTMFPPILIGWLMGDPELSPFWWAGAILLGVGFALWFPVRRARAVLRTRDGFLIVTLFWVVLSLAGALPFVFSEAVSASFTDAVFETTSGLTTTGATVFIGLDAFPRSILFWRMELHWLGGMGIIVLAVAILPMLGVGGMQIYKAEAPGPIKDAKLEPRIAETAKLLWYTYLVLTILCALAFRVAGMTWFDAVGHSFSVLGTGGFSNHDLSLAFFDSPTIHYIAVLFMFLAGANFGLHFIAWRGATLKPYVEDSEFRFYTALTLAAIVVVAIILFAYHTYPDPFDALRYAAFHVVSIMTSTGLIIGDHSVWPTFLPVFITLLVISGGCSGSTGGGMKAIRFLLLLKQAIREVNLLVHPRAHMPIKVNGQVVDEQIVKAVWGFFFIYASLFVVFMLGLMADGQDQVTAFSAVAATINNMGVGLGNVSSNFSPLSDFSKWWLSLCMIMGRLELMTVLVLLAPAFWRK